One genomic region from Bactrocera tryoni isolate S06 chromosome 3, CSIRO_BtryS06_freeze2, whole genome shotgun sequence encodes:
- the LOC120771855 gene encoding uncharacterized protein LOC120771855 isoform X3 codes for MTVLGLTWFIYECVHQKTYRAENLFERYLRLALSITIFFLVLPYIFFLWLAFESYSSTETIHNGTTDANAENLRLSGFFEKYIPPLQVEPLSAQHLDHIRNEVKNFSKHLAAQAEIVAPKVIQKGERSILGKLSVKSIDLMPLIQKMQTELHNLIADVMQLSDHTRFFYRNTTALLDLQYVNFNDYSTLLFNEFEANEQQIVMLLNINNTLVKLMELVFFASTLNDMRENLTTNMYTEFDILGKDLNATVTRKTLEYTALDEKKLAQLARLHHGTSTNPDFFLSPNLSHLEAVYSIVATLILALLFVYLGDFVIGSRNRTVTRYLLMSIIITISVSLILLCLFAIWHFLHGVVYYNYHREINENENFCNLTEFHYCSLHNQVRSIGHAQDKLRLSLTSYAIKDFCSHIYYYNNKPETQQWTQELNQQLPFFEQIYRSGAMFEVARQELNLENWYELYNTLYNYNIAESNPEHSNTQHKMLACNLHTIRDYIFEQLFKRNIAASILKLTQQSGNLRTHLPGNNLTRLIKRVLREAQELSDFCHTLENLLQEKIENISELLARELMSQVAPLFEQFPRCEDLRFASLGISREMYECIECSLHGFHIGAFGILIILFIVLLFCICLVMLYEKQAAIGVIRSSSLLGMRSREYAASDNSPGSWANQADSGGRRIFIKRPTRVRFIEPPKIKRRRRR; via the exons ATGACTGTACTCGG CCTGACTTGGTTTATTTACGAGTGCGTGCATCAGAAGACTTATCGCGCCGAAAATCTCTTCGAGCGTTACTTGCGTTTAGCGCTTTCTATTACGATCTTCTTCCTGGTtttgccatatat CTTCTTTCTGTGGCTTGCATTTGAGTCTTATAGCTCAACAGAAACTATACATAACGGCACCACTGATGCTAATGCTGAAAACTTGCGTCTTAGCGGTTTCTTCGAAAAGTATATACCACCGCTTCAAGTCGAGCCATTGTCCGCGCAACATCTAGATCACATACGAAACGAAGTGAAGAACTTCTCGAAGC ATTTAGCTGCACAAGCGGAGATCGTTGCTCCGAAAGTCATACAAAAGGGGGAACGCAGTATTTTGGGAAAACTATCCGTTAAAAGCATAGATCTGATGCCGCTCATACAGAAAATGCAGACGGAGCTTCATAATCTTATAGCGGACGTCATGCAGCTAAGTGATC ATACCCGTTTCTTCTATCGTAACACCACAGCATTATTGGATTTGCAGTACGTAAATTTCAATGATTATTCTACGCTGCTATTCAACGAATTTGAGGCAAATGAACAACAGATTGTGAtg CTCCTGAACATCAATAACACTTTGGTGAAACTCATGGAATTAGTCTTCTTCGCTTCAACTCTGAACGATATGCGTGAAAACCTAACAACTAATATGTACACTGAGTTTGACATACTCGGAAAAGACCTGAATGCAACCGTGACCAGGAAGA CGCTCGAGTACACCGCACTCGATGAGAAAAAGCTCGCACAACTTGCACGTCTTCATCATGGGACGAGCACAAACCCAGATTTCTTTTTGTCACCCAACTTGAGTCACCTGGAAGCCGTCTATAGCATAGTAGCTACTCTAATACTTGCCTTACTCTTCGTATACCTTGGAGACTTTGTAATTGGTTCAAGGAATCGCACCGTTACCAGGTATTTGTTGATGAG CATCATTATCACTATTTCTGTTAGCTTGATATTGCTCTGCTTGTTTGCTATCTGGCACTTTCTGCATGGCGTTGTCTATTACAATTACCACAGAGAGAT caatgaaaatgaaaatttctgcAATCTAACCGAATTCCATTACTGTAGCTTGCATAATCAAGTGCGTTCTATTGGACACGCCCAAGATAAGCTAAGACTCTCACTCACTAGCTATGCGATAAAAGATTTTTGTAGCCATATATACTACTACAATAACAAGCCAGAAACACAACAATGGACTCAAGAGCTCAACCAGCAATTGCCTTTCTTCGAACAGATCTACCGATCTGGCGCCATGTTTGAAGTTGCACGGCAGGAGCTGAACTTGGAAAACTGGTATGAATTATACAATACGTTGTACAACTACAACATCGCCGAGTCCAACCCGGAGCACAGTAATACGCAGCATAAAATGCTCGCTTGCAACTTGCACACGAttagagattacatttttgaacaactcttcaAACGCAACATTGCCGCAAGCATATTGAAGCTGACGCAGCAGTCTGGGAATCTGCGCACCCATTTACCGGGCAACAATCTAACACGACTCATTAAGCGCGTGTTGCGTGAGGCGCAGGAGttgtccgatttctgtcataCGCTCGAAAATCTGCTGCAAGAAAAGATCGAAAATATTAGTGAGTTGCTAGCACGAGAGCTAATGAGCCAAGTTGCACCGCTGTTTGAGCAGTTTCCACGCTGTGAAGATCTGCGTTTCGCCAGTTTGGGCATTTCACGTGAAATGTACGAGTGCATCGAGTGCTCTCTG CATGGTTTTCACATTGGCGCCTTTGGCATACTCATTATTCTCTTCATCGTACTACTCTTCTGCATTTGCTTGGTCATGCTCTATGAGAAGCAAGCAGCAATCGGTGTCATTCGTAGCTCGAGTTTACTCGG AATGCGTTCACGCGAATATGCCGCGTCTGACAACTCTCCCGGCTCATGGGCAAATCAAGCAGACTCTGGTGGCAGAAGGATCTTTATAAAACGCCCTACACGCGTTAGGTTCATAGAACCACCTAAAATAAAGCGTCGACGTCGGCGGTGA
- the LOC120771855 gene encoding uncharacterized protein LOC120771855 isoform X2, translating to MNLTSEAFQCPLPEIVGQIVNASTSFYSMRIPRELMEGYFDCHSFARLLLHADWQNQLREFPALIGFLCTSIIMTVLGLTWFIYECVHQKTYRAENLFERYLRLALSITIFFLVLPYIFFLWLAFESYSSTETIHNGTTDANAENLRLSGFFEKYIPPLQVEPLSAQHLDHIRNEVKNFSKHLAAQAEIVAPKVIQKGERSILGKLSVKSIDLMPLIQKMQTELHNLIADVMQLSDHTRFFYRNTTALLDLQYVNFNDYSTLLFNEFEANEQQIVMLLNINNTLVKLMELVFFASTLNDMRENLTTNMYTEFDILGKDLNATVTRKTLEYTALDEKKLAQLARLHHGTSTNPDFFLSPNLSHLEAVYSIVATLILALLFVYLGDFVIGSRNRTVTRYLLMSNENENFCNLTEFHYCSLHNQVRSIGHAQDKLRLSLTSYAIKDFCSHIYYYNNKPETQQWTQELNQQLPFFEQIYRSGAMFEVARQELNLENWYELYNTLYNYNIAESNPEHSNTQHKMLACNLHTIRDYIFEQLFKRNIAASILKLTQQSGNLRTHLPGNNLTRLIKRVLREAQELSDFCHTLENLLQEKIENISELLARELMSQVAPLFEQFPRCEDLRFASLGISREMYECIECSLHGFHIGAFGILIILFIVLLFCICLVMLYEKQAAIGVIRSSSLLGMRSREYAASDNSPGSWANQADSGGRRIFIKRPTRVRFIEPPKIKRRRRR from the exons ATGAATTTAACCAGCGAAGCCTTTCAGTGCCCACTGCCCGAAATCGTGGGTCAAATTGTCAATGCCTCAACGTCTTTTTACTCCATGCGCATACCGCGAGAGCTAATGGAAG GATATTTTGACTGTCATAGCTTCGCGCGTCTGCTCCTCCATGCGGATTGGCAAAATCAGCTGCGCGAGTTTCCCGCTTTAATCGGATTTCTGTGCACCTCCATAATCATGACTGTACTCGG CCTGACTTGGTTTATTTACGAGTGCGTGCATCAGAAGACTTATCGCGCCGAAAATCTCTTCGAGCGTTACTTGCGTTTAGCGCTTTCTATTACGATCTTCTTCCTGGTtttgccatatat CTTCTTTCTGTGGCTTGCATTTGAGTCTTATAGCTCAACAGAAACTATACATAACGGCACCACTGATGCTAATGCTGAAAACTTGCGTCTTAGCGGTTTCTTCGAAAAGTATATACCACCGCTTCAAGTCGAGCCATTGTCCGCGCAACATCTAGATCACATACGAAACGAAGTGAAGAACTTCTCGAAGC ATTTAGCTGCACAAGCGGAGATCGTTGCTCCGAAAGTCATACAAAAGGGGGAACGCAGTATTTTGGGAAAACTATCCGTTAAAAGCATAGATCTGATGCCGCTCATACAGAAAATGCAGACGGAGCTTCATAATCTTATAGCGGACGTCATGCAGCTAAGTGATC ATACCCGTTTCTTCTATCGTAACACCACAGCATTATTGGATTTGCAGTACGTAAATTTCAATGATTATTCTACGCTGCTATTCAACGAATTTGAGGCAAATGAACAACAGATTGTGAtg CTCCTGAACATCAATAACACTTTGGTGAAACTCATGGAATTAGTCTTCTTCGCTTCAACTCTGAACGATATGCGTGAAAACCTAACAACTAATATGTACACTGAGTTTGACATACTCGGAAAAGACCTGAATGCAACCGTGACCAGGAAGA CGCTCGAGTACACCGCACTCGATGAGAAAAAGCTCGCACAACTTGCACGTCTTCATCATGGGACGAGCACAAACCCAGATTTCTTTTTGTCACCCAACTTGAGTCACCTGGAAGCCGTCTATAGCATAGTAGCTACTCTAATACTTGCCTTACTCTTCGTATACCTTGGAGACTTTGTAATTGGTTCAAGGAATCGCACCGTTACCAGGTATTTGTTGATGAG caatgaaaatgaaaatttctgcAATCTAACCGAATTCCATTACTGTAGCTTGCATAATCAAGTGCGTTCTATTGGACACGCCCAAGATAAGCTAAGACTCTCACTCACTAGCTATGCGATAAAAGATTTTTGTAGCCATATATACTACTACAATAACAAGCCAGAAACACAACAATGGACTCAAGAGCTCAACCAGCAATTGCCTTTCTTCGAACAGATCTACCGATCTGGCGCCATGTTTGAAGTTGCACGGCAGGAGCTGAACTTGGAAAACTGGTATGAATTATACAATACGTTGTACAACTACAACATCGCCGAGTCCAACCCGGAGCACAGTAATACGCAGCATAAAATGCTCGCTTGCAACTTGCACACGAttagagattacatttttgaacaactcttcaAACGCAACATTGCCGCAAGCATATTGAAGCTGACGCAGCAGTCTGGGAATCTGCGCACCCATTTACCGGGCAACAATCTAACACGACTCATTAAGCGCGTGTTGCGTGAGGCGCAGGAGttgtccgatttctgtcataCGCTCGAAAATCTGCTGCAAGAAAAGATCGAAAATATTAGTGAGTTGCTAGCACGAGAGCTAATGAGCCAAGTTGCACCGCTGTTTGAGCAGTTTCCACGCTGTGAAGATCTGCGTTTCGCCAGTTTGGGCATTTCACGTGAAATGTACGAGTGCATCGAGTGCTCTCTG CATGGTTTTCACATTGGCGCCTTTGGCATACTCATTATTCTCTTCATCGTACTACTCTTCTGCATTTGCTTGGTCATGCTCTATGAGAAGCAAGCAGCAATCGGTGTCATTCGTAGCTCGAGTTTACTCGG AATGCGTTCACGCGAATATGCCGCGTCTGACAACTCTCCCGGCTCATGGGCAAATCAAGCAGACTCTGGTGGCAGAAGGATCTTTATAAAACGCCCTACACGCGTTAGGTTCATAGAACCACCTAAAATAAAGCGTCGACGTCGGCGGTGA
- the LOC120771855 gene encoding uncharacterized protein LOC120771855 isoform X1 codes for MNLTSEAFQCPLPEIVGQIVNASTSFYSMRIPRELMEGYFDCHSFARLLLHADWQNQLREFPALIGFLCTSIIMTVLGLTWFIYECVHQKTYRAENLFERYLRLALSITIFFLVLPYIFFLWLAFESYSSTETIHNGTTDANAENLRLSGFFEKYIPPLQVEPLSAQHLDHIRNEVKNFSKHLAAQAEIVAPKVIQKGERSILGKLSVKSIDLMPLIQKMQTELHNLIADVMQLSDHTRFFYRNTTALLDLQYVNFNDYSTLLFNEFEANEQQIVMLLNINNTLVKLMELVFFASTLNDMRENLTTNMYTEFDILGKDLNATVTRKTLEYTALDEKKLAQLARLHHGTSTNPDFFLSPNLSHLEAVYSIVATLILALLFVYLGDFVIGSRNRTVTRYLLMSIIITISVSLILLCLFAIWHFLHGVVYYNYHREINENENFCNLTEFHYCSLHNQVRSIGHAQDKLRLSLTSYAIKDFCSHIYYYNNKPETQQWTQELNQQLPFFEQIYRSGAMFEVARQELNLENWYELYNTLYNYNIAESNPEHSNTQHKMLACNLHTIRDYIFEQLFKRNIAASILKLTQQSGNLRTHLPGNNLTRLIKRVLREAQELSDFCHTLENLLQEKIENISELLARELMSQVAPLFEQFPRCEDLRFASLGISREMYECIECSLHGFHIGAFGILIILFIVLLFCICLVMLYEKQAAIGVIRSSSLLGMRSREYAASDNSPGSWANQADSGGRRIFIKRPTRVRFIEPPKIKRRRRR; via the exons ATGAATTTAACCAGCGAAGCCTTTCAGTGCCCACTGCCCGAAATCGTGGGTCAAATTGTCAATGCCTCAACGTCTTTTTACTCCATGCGCATACCGCGAGAGCTAATGGAAG GATATTTTGACTGTCATAGCTTCGCGCGTCTGCTCCTCCATGCGGATTGGCAAAATCAGCTGCGCGAGTTTCCCGCTTTAATCGGATTTCTGTGCACCTCCATAATCATGACTGTACTCGG CCTGACTTGGTTTATTTACGAGTGCGTGCATCAGAAGACTTATCGCGCCGAAAATCTCTTCGAGCGTTACTTGCGTTTAGCGCTTTCTATTACGATCTTCTTCCTGGTtttgccatatat CTTCTTTCTGTGGCTTGCATTTGAGTCTTATAGCTCAACAGAAACTATACATAACGGCACCACTGATGCTAATGCTGAAAACTTGCGTCTTAGCGGTTTCTTCGAAAAGTATATACCACCGCTTCAAGTCGAGCCATTGTCCGCGCAACATCTAGATCACATACGAAACGAAGTGAAGAACTTCTCGAAGC ATTTAGCTGCACAAGCGGAGATCGTTGCTCCGAAAGTCATACAAAAGGGGGAACGCAGTATTTTGGGAAAACTATCCGTTAAAAGCATAGATCTGATGCCGCTCATACAGAAAATGCAGACGGAGCTTCATAATCTTATAGCGGACGTCATGCAGCTAAGTGATC ATACCCGTTTCTTCTATCGTAACACCACAGCATTATTGGATTTGCAGTACGTAAATTTCAATGATTATTCTACGCTGCTATTCAACGAATTTGAGGCAAATGAACAACAGATTGTGAtg CTCCTGAACATCAATAACACTTTGGTGAAACTCATGGAATTAGTCTTCTTCGCTTCAACTCTGAACGATATGCGTGAAAACCTAACAACTAATATGTACACTGAGTTTGACATACTCGGAAAAGACCTGAATGCAACCGTGACCAGGAAGA CGCTCGAGTACACCGCACTCGATGAGAAAAAGCTCGCACAACTTGCACGTCTTCATCATGGGACGAGCACAAACCCAGATTTCTTTTTGTCACCCAACTTGAGTCACCTGGAAGCCGTCTATAGCATAGTAGCTACTCTAATACTTGCCTTACTCTTCGTATACCTTGGAGACTTTGTAATTGGTTCAAGGAATCGCACCGTTACCAGGTATTTGTTGATGAG CATCATTATCACTATTTCTGTTAGCTTGATATTGCTCTGCTTGTTTGCTATCTGGCACTTTCTGCATGGCGTTGTCTATTACAATTACCACAGAGAGAT caatgaaaatgaaaatttctgcAATCTAACCGAATTCCATTACTGTAGCTTGCATAATCAAGTGCGTTCTATTGGACACGCCCAAGATAAGCTAAGACTCTCACTCACTAGCTATGCGATAAAAGATTTTTGTAGCCATATATACTACTACAATAACAAGCCAGAAACACAACAATGGACTCAAGAGCTCAACCAGCAATTGCCTTTCTTCGAACAGATCTACCGATCTGGCGCCATGTTTGAAGTTGCACGGCAGGAGCTGAACTTGGAAAACTGGTATGAATTATACAATACGTTGTACAACTACAACATCGCCGAGTCCAACCCGGAGCACAGTAATACGCAGCATAAAATGCTCGCTTGCAACTTGCACACGAttagagattacatttttgaacaactcttcaAACGCAACATTGCCGCAAGCATATTGAAGCTGACGCAGCAGTCTGGGAATCTGCGCACCCATTTACCGGGCAACAATCTAACACGACTCATTAAGCGCGTGTTGCGTGAGGCGCAGGAGttgtccgatttctgtcataCGCTCGAAAATCTGCTGCAAGAAAAGATCGAAAATATTAGTGAGTTGCTAGCACGAGAGCTAATGAGCCAAGTTGCACCGCTGTTTGAGCAGTTTCCACGCTGTGAAGATCTGCGTTTCGCCAGTTTGGGCATTTCACGTGAAATGTACGAGTGCATCGAGTGCTCTCTG CATGGTTTTCACATTGGCGCCTTTGGCATACTCATTATTCTCTTCATCGTACTACTCTTCTGCATTTGCTTGGTCATGCTCTATGAGAAGCAAGCAGCAATCGGTGTCATTCGTAGCTCGAGTTTACTCGG AATGCGTTCACGCGAATATGCCGCGTCTGACAACTCTCCCGGCTCATGGGCAAATCAAGCAGACTCTGGTGGCAGAAGGATCTTTATAAAACGCCCTACACGCGTTAGGTTCATAGAACCACCTAAAATAAAGCGTCGACGTCGGCGGTGA